The nucleotide sequence AATTTAGGAATGGTAATTGGAGCAGGAAATTTATTTAGAGGAAGAGAATTAGAAGGAGTTACAAATAGTATTGGTGACCATATTGGAATGCTTGGTACTGTAATTAATGCTCTTTATTTAAAAGATTACTTTGAGAAAAAAGGCATTAAAACTGTTGTTGTTTCTCAAATTGTAAATTTACCCTCTGTAAGAATTATTCACTATGATGATATAGAATTATACTTTAATGCTGGATATGTTGTTATTTTCGCAGGTGGTACTTCTAATCCATTCTTTACAACAGACACAGCTGCTGCATTAAGAGCTGTTGAAATGAAAGCTGATGTATTAATTAAAGCAACAAAAGTTGATGGTATATATGATAAAGACCCTAAAAAATTCAAAGATGCAAAAAAATATGATAAAATATCATATGATGATGCTATCAATCTTGGATTAAAAATTATGGATACTGAAGCATTTTCAATATGCAAAAGATATAAAATGCCTATAATTGTATTAAATTTCTTTGAAAAAAATAGTTTATTAAATTCTATATTAGATTCCAATGTAGGAACTTTTGTTAAACCTTAGGGAGGTGGAGAATCATGTGGTATGATGAAATCGTTGCTGTTAGTGCAAGAGAAGTTTTAGATTCTAGAGGAAATCCAACAGTTGAAGCTGTTGTAGAATTAGCAAGTGGTGCTATGGGAAGAGCTATTGTTCCATCAGGAGCTTCAACTGGAAAATTTGAAGCTTTAGAATTAAGAGATGGTGATAAATCAAGATTTAAAGGAAAAGGCGTATTAACTGCAGTAAAAAATATTAATGAAATTATTGCTAAAGAATTAGTTGGATTTAATGTATTTGATCAACCATTAATCGACAAAGTTATGTTAGAATTAGATGGTACTGATAACAAATCTAAATTAGGAGCTAATGCAATTTTAGCTGTATCTATGGCTGTTGCAAGAGCTGCTGCAGATTCATTAGGAATTCCACTATACAAATACTTAGGCGGACCAAATGCAAAAGTATTACCAGTTCCATTAATGAATATTGTTAATGGTGGAGAACATGCTGATAACAACTTAGATATTCAAGAATTTATGATTGTTCCTGCTGGTTTTGATAAATTTTCAGATGCTTTAAGAGCTGGAGCAGAAGTATTTCATTCATTAAAATCATTATTGAAAAAAGAAGGTCATGTTACTGCTGTAGGTGATGAAGGTGGATTTGCACCTAATTTAAATTCAAATGAAGAAGCTATCCAATTTATTATTAAAGCTATTGAAGATGCTGGTTATAAGGCTGGGGAACATGTATTTATTGCTTTAGACTGTGCTGCATCTGAATATTATGATGAAGAGAAAAAAGTATATAATATAGACGGAAAAGAATTATCTGCTGATGAAGCTATGGAATACTATGAAATGTTAATTAATAAGTATCCTATAGTATCTATTGAAGATCCATTTGATCAAGAAGATTGGGAAGCTTATACTAAATTCACATCTAAAGTTGCTAATAAAGTACAAATTGTTGGTGATGATTTATATGTAACAAATGTAAAAAGATTACAAAAAGGTATTGAATTAAAAGCTTCTAACTCTATTTTAATTAAATTAAACCAAATTGGTTCAGTAACTGAAACATTAGATACAATGGAATTAGCAATGAAATCAAATATGACAAATGTTGTATCTCACAGATCTGGAGAAAGTGAAGATACATTTATAGCTGATTTAGCAGTTGCTATGAATGCTGGATTTATTAAAACTGGATCATTATCTAGAAGCGAAAGAATTGCTAAGTATAATCAATTATTAAGAATTGAAGAAGAATTAGGAGAAATTGCTGAATACAGAGGATTAAAAGCATTTTATTCTTTAAGAAAATAAATTAATGAGGTCTTGAAAAAGACCTCATTTTTTAATATGAACTTTCTATTTAATATGAACTTTCTATTTCATCATATGAACTAGATAAAATTCTTTCAACTTCTTTAATAAGTTTTTTCTTCTTTGAATCATATTTAGGAATTTTTAATTGTATAATCTTTACCTCTATATTATTTAAATCGCATAAAATCTCTAAACTCTCTATTATTTCATCATTCATCTTTTTACTATATGTATTTAAAAATATCAAATTATTGTCTTTTTTAAATGTATAGCATTTAAATTCAATAAATTTTAAATTAAATTCCTCTTTAAACTTAGCTATAATTAAATTTTTAAAATTATATCCAAAGTAATAATTCATAAAATTTTCAAATTCTAATATGTTATTGATCTTTATATAATAATTATATATCATTTGTTTTATACCATTAAATATTAGATTTTTTTCTAATTCACTTAATTTATTTTCTTTAATCACTAAAAAATGATCTATTCCAAGTAATTGAGATGGTATTTTAAATTCATATATTTCCTTAGTATTTTTTAAAATATTGATAATTTCATCTGATATCTTATATTCTCCTGAATTATAAATTTCATATAACTCATGTATTTTAGTATAAAATCCTATAAAAAGTATATCATCATATACTTTCAAAGAATTTAAGATATTGTTTTCAATTTCTTCAAATGTATTTATTTCTTTAAATATAGTATTTGCGTTAAATTTTATTATTTTTATTTTTTTAATTATATCTTTAGAATCATCTATTTCAAGCTCTTTATTAATTTTAAAAAGATTATCTGAAATTCTATTTTCAAACTTTATATATCTTTTTAACCAAAAAAATAATATTAATGAAATAAATAATGATATTAATAAGAAATACATTAATGAATATCTTTCAAACATTTTATTTTCAAATATAGATAATAAATATACATTATTTCCAAAATCTGTCTTTTTTAAATAATAAAAGTTTCCATTAAATTTAATTTTTTCCTCTATCTTATTTGATAGAAATATCTTAGAATATATAAAATATGGTAAAGAGATTTTAGGCCAAATTAACTTTGTATCTTTATCTATAATATAAAAATTAAGATTATCTATATTAAAACTCATTAAATTTTTTAAATCAACATTTATTTCTAAAGTTATATATCCTATAGGAACATTATCTATATGAAAAATAAATGAAGATAGATATAAATAATTTTCACCATCTACATTAAATATAGGTGAAACTACAACTAAATCAGTACTTTTTTTTAATACACTTAAATTCCTTTCATATAAAGTATAGTTTTTGATATTTGGATATTTTGGATAAAATATATTACCATTAAAATCGCTTATAATTATTTCGCCATTAAAATTGGTTAAACTCTTTTTTTCTAAAATATTTTTTTCAAATTCTATATACTGTTTATTGTCAAATACATACTTTAATTCACTACTTTTTAAAATATAATTAAAATAATATATTTTTGTACTGATATGCAAATCATTATTAAATGTATTTATTATATTTTTATATTCATAATTATAATTATTAATTATATTAAAAACAGAAAGAGAAGAACGGTTTACTATATTTTCAACCGTTCTTTCTATATATTTTAAATTTAAAATTATAAAAAATGAAAAAATCATCAAAAACGTAATTAAAGAAAAAAACAAAAATTGTTTAAAGGAATTCATTGAATCACCAATTTGATAAGGCTAAAACAAATTTAACACTTTCTTCAACATCAAAAATAGAAACCATTTCATGAGGAGTATGTATATATCTTGTAGGTATAGATATTGTTCCAGACGGGATACCAGATTTTGTTGTTTGATATCCTCCAGCATTAGTGCCACCAAATAATAACACTTCCATTTGATATTTTATATTATTTTCTTTAGCAACATCTTTTAGAGTATCAACTACAAACTTATCACTTACTGTATAACCATCTTTTATTTTGATACATGGACCTTCATCTAATCTCATTGACATTCTTTTAAATGCTTTTGGGGTATCTGCAGAAGCAGTTACATCTAATGCAATAGCCATATCTATATCATAATTATAACCAGCTACCGTAGCACCAATTAACCCTACTTCTTCTTGTACTGTAAATGCAAATATTAAATTATTTTTTGGATTTTTTATTCTTTTTAATGCTTCAATCATTATTGCACAACCTATTCTATCATCTAAAGCTTTTGAGACAACTTTTTCACCTAAATCATTAAAATGTGAATAGTATGTTCCAAATGTTCCTATAGGAGCTATTTTCTCTGCTTCTTCCTTAGAATTTACACCTATATCAACATATAATATATCAAAATTAATATTATTCATATTTTTTGAATATTCTTCCATTGTTTCTCCTTCAAATCCTACTACTCCAATATGACCATTAAATTGAACTTTTGTCCCTATTAAAACTCTAGGATTAACTCCACCTACTGGTTCAATTCTCAAAAAACCTTCTTCAGTTATATGGGTTACAACTAAACCTATTTCATCCATATGTGCATCAAATAATATTGTTTTATCTGATTCGCCCTTTTTTATTGCTATTAAATTACCTAATCTATCGACCTTATATTCATCAACATAATCTTTTATTTCATTTATAATAACCTCTCTAATTGCATGTTCTCTTCCACTTGGTGAATTTACCTCAGTTAGTTTTTTTATTAATTCTTTCATTATTTTAAAATCCTCCCTTCAAGTATTAATAACTCTAATAATCTATATCCATTTATATAATCATTTAAATCTATTATAGAATTAGGTGAATGAATATATCTTGACGGAACAGCTAAAATCCCTGAAGGAATTCCATCTAATGTAATTGCTAATCTTCTTGCATCTGTTCCCCCTGCTGTTCTCATTTTAAATTGTAATTTTATATTATTTTCTTCTGCTATACTTACAATTTTATCAAATATTTCTTTTGATAATACAACACCAGAATGCATAAAAAATGTTGCTGGTCCATTACCTAGATGAGTAGCCCATTTGTCTTTATCTAGCAAAGGATAATCACCAGCTGTTGTTCCTTCTAAAACTATAGCAACATCTGGATTTATTTGATGTGCAGCAACTCCACTACCTCTTAATCCTACTTCTTCTTGTACAACAAAAGAAAAATATGTATCGTATTCTGGTCTTTCACTTTCATTTATCTTATCTATTAAATTTATCATCCATGAACAACCTGCTCTATCATCAAATGCTTTTGATACCGCTCTATTACCATTTTCATAGTATTTCGTATCAAATGTAACCATATCTCCTAATTTTACTTTTTTACTCAATTCATCCTTATTAAACCCAGTATATACTTTAAAACTATTATAATCTGGTTTGTTTTTTCTTTCGGATGGGCTTAACAAATGTATAGGCTTTATTTGAACAACGCCTAATATTTCATCATTAACTTTTAATCTTTGAGCAAAAACTACTCTTGAATCAACCCCGCCAACGGGAGAAATATGAAATGTCCCATCATCATTTATTTTTGTTACCATAAACCCTACTTCATCCATATGTGCAAGAACCATTATTTTTTTTGATGAATCTTTACCTTTAATTTTACTAATTAAATTACCCATCGCATCAATATGATATTCATCAACTTTATCTTTTATTTTTTCTAATATGTACTCTCTAACTTTTTCTTCTCTACCTGATATACCAGATATCTCAGTTAACTCGGGTAGGTATTTTAACAATTCTTTATTCATTCATTTCACCTTCTTTTGAATAATCAGCAATAAATTGAGCTATTAATCTCGCAGATAAATCTATATCTATTGGATCTGCAACTTCTACAGAAGAATGCATATTTAAAATCGGAATAGATATACCTATTGTTTTAATCCCTTCTCTTACAATTTGGATAATATCTGCTTCTGTTCCACTACGTATAGGAAGTGGTTCAATCTGGTGTTTTATATTATATTTTTTTGCAATCTCTATAATTTTTTCTGTAATTTCTGTATTAAATGATGGTCCAATAGCAATTGCTGGTCCTTTTCCCATCTCAATTTTCTCAAAATGTTGTGGTGTATCACTCCCAAATGTAACATCTACAACTATTCCTATTTCAGGATTAATTTCGAAACTTGTTCTTTTTGCACCTTTTAGACCTATTTCCTCACCTTGATTAAATAATAAATAAACAGTCTTATCATCAATTCTATATTTTTTTAAATATTCTATTGTTTTTAATAATACAGCACAACCTGCTCTGTCATCTAAAGCTTTACCTGTTATTTTTCCATTTAATTCTTCAGATTTTACTTCCACAACGCCTATATCTCCAACTTCTAAACCTTCAGTACCACCTGAAATAGAAAAATCAATATATAAATTATCAAAATCAGGAGCAGCGCTTCTATGTTCTTGTTTTTGTAAATGGGGTGCCAACATACCAACAACCCCTATCTTATCCTTAACTTTAACCCTTTTTGATATTAAAGTTCTGGGATCCACCCCTCCAATTGTTTGAACCATAACAAATTCTTCATTTACAATCTTAGATATAACTATACCAATTTCATCAATATGGGCAAATAATGCTATTTTTGTTTTTCCATTTCCATATTTTATCCCTAAAGATCCTTTTCCAACATCTAATATTTTCAAATCTGTTGATAACTCATTAGCAATCTCTATAATTCTATCCTTAACTTCATTTTCATACATAGAAATACCAACTGCATCACTCAGTTTTTTTATTATTTCTTTACTTTCCATTTGAATACCTCCATCATAATTCTATAGGTTCTACATTTATTTGATCATTATCATAATGAATAGAAACAGGTCCTTGTGGCCATGCATAATTATTCAATACAATACCACAAATTTCTACTAATGGTGAATCCATTTCAGCTGCAACTATAAATGTATTTTTATTTTGAGTCATTCCTACTCTTATTGTTCCTTTTACTTTTCCGAAAACAATGACGCTTCCTCCTGCTCTAATTTCTGCCCCTTGATTAACATTACCAAAGATTATTATATCACCTGGATTATCTAAAATTTGTCCAGATCTTACATGTTTTTTATAAATATTTGTGCCGCTTAATCTAAATTCTTTTTTCTTCTTTTTAATTTCTGGTAAATCTTCAAAATATGCCCCAGATAAAAATAATTTTTTTTCTTTTGCTAATTTTCCAATTTTCGGGACAATTGAATACATTTCTGGATTTTTTATTAATACATAAAATCCATCTCCATCCTCAAAAAAATTATTAAGCTTATCAAGGTTTTCGGAAAGCTCTTCTAAAAGTTGTTTTTGAGTAACATTATTTTCCATAAAAAATATAATATCCCCGTCTATAAATTTGGGATATACAGATTCCGAAGCCATATAACAACCTCCCGTAATTTTCAATTAATATCTATATAATATAATATCATATATTTAAAACTAATACCAATTTATTATTCTTATCATATTAAAGATAATCCTTAATTATTACATAAAATTAGCTTATATGGGCTTTTTTTTAATTAGCAAAATTAAAAAAAATGTTGTAAAATATACTATGAAAAATTATTCATATAGTGGAGGTGTATTATGTTTAAAGAAGATAAATTAAATGAAATTTCTAATAAGAAAAAACAATGGGAAGAATCCACCTTAAAGAAGGCAATAGAAAAATTTCCTGAAAGGAAAGAATCATTTAAAACTACATATAACGAAGAGTTAAAACGCGTATACACTCCTGAAGATATTAAAAATATTGATTATTTAGAAGATATTGGTTTTCCAGGAGAATACCCATACACTAGAGGTGTTCAACCAACAATGTATAGGGGAAGATTCTGGACAATGAGACAATACGCAGGCTTCGCTACTGCCGAAGAATCAAATAAAAGATATAAATATCTTTTAGAACAAGGTCAAACCGGATTATCTGTAGCTTTCGATTTACCTACACAAATAGGATATGATTCTGATCATTCAATGTCCGAAGGTGAAGTTGGTAAAGTTGGTGTTGCTATAGATTCTTTAAAAGATATGGAAATATTATTTGATGGCATTCCATTAGATAAAGTTAGTGTTTCAATGACAATTAATTCCACAGCTTCAATATTATTATCTATGTTAATAGCAGTAGCGGAAAAACAGGGAGTTTCTCAAGATAAACTAAGGGGAACTATACAAAATGATATTTTAAAAGAATATATTGCAAGAGGAACTTATGTTTTACCTCCTGAACCTTCAATGAAGATAATTGTGGATATATTTGAATACGGATCAAAAAACTTACCAAAATTTAATTTAATAAGTATAAGTGGTTATCATATTAGAGAGGCTGGCGCAAATGCTGTTCAAGAAGTAGCTTTCACTTTAGCAGATGGAATTGCATATGTAGAAGCTGCTATTAAAGCAGGCTTAGATCCAAACGTATTTGGTAAAAATTTATCTTTCTTCTTTAACGCTCATAATAACTTTATAGAAGAAATTGCAAAATTTAGAGCTGCAAGAAAATTATGGGCAAAAATAATGAGAAATAGATTTAATGTTACTAATCCAAATGCTTTAAAATTAAAATTCCATACTCAAACTGCAGGATCCACATTAACCGCTCAACAACCTTTAAATAATATAATACGTGTTACTATACAAGCATTATCTGCTGTTTTAGGTGGAACTCAATCTTTACATACTAATTCATATGACGAAGCTTTAGGGCTACCAACAGAATTATCAGCAACGATTGCATTAAGAACTCAACAAATAATCGCATATGAATCTGGTGTTACTGAAACAATTGATCCATTTGCCGGTTCATATGTAATAGAAGCATTAACTAAAGATATTGAAGAAAAAGCTATGAATTATATTGATAAAATAGAAAAAATGGGTGGAATGGTAAGAGCAATAGAAGATGGTTATGTACAAAAAGAAATATTAAATTCAGCATATGAATCACAATTAGCTGTAGAAAATAATGAACAAATTATTGTTGGTTTAAATAAATTTACAATAGAAGAAGAACAAAAATCAGGTTCCATATTAAAGGTTGATCCAGAAGTTGAAGAAAGACAAAAACAAAAATTAAAAGAATTAAGAAAAGAGAGAAATAATGAATTAGTAAAGAAAAACTTATTAAAATTAAGAAATGCCGCAGAAAATAATGAAAATTTAATGCCATTTATTTTAGAAGCTGTAAAATCTTATGCTACTTTAGGAGAAATAACAGACGTATTAAGAGAAGTTTACGGTGAATATCACGAAGCTGTAATATTATAATCAAAGGAGGACTAAGAATGGGAAAAATTAGGGTATTAGTTGGTAAACCCGGTTTAGATGGACATGATAGAGGAGCTAAGGTTGTTGCTAGAGCATTAAGAGATGCTGGAATGGAAGTTATATATACCGGAATAAGACAAACCCCTGAAGATATTGTTAATACCGCATTAGAAGAAGATGTTAATGTAATTGGATTATCTATATTATCAGGCGCTCATATGAAATTATGTGAAAAAATATTAAATCTTTTAAAAGAAAAAAATGCTCAAATTCCTGTATTTTTAGGAGGAATTATTCCAGAGGATGATATTCCTGAATTGAAAAAAATGGGAATTTCTGAAGTTTTTGGACCTGGAACATCTCTTGAAAAAATTACTAGTAAGGTGAAAGAAATTGCAGGAGATAATTGAAAAATTTAAAAATGGTGACAAATATGCTTTAGCAAAAATAATTTCATTAGTTGAAAATAATATCAATTATGCTTGGGAAATTATTAATAAATTACCAAAACCAAAAAAAGACGCTCAAATAATTGGAATAACAGGTAGTCCCGGAGCTGGAAAAAGCACTACATTATCAAAAATGGTTAATAAATGGGTTAATCAAGGTTTAAAAATTGGTATTATAGCAGTTGATCCATCTAGTCCTTTTTCTGGAGGTGCTTTTTTAGGCGATAGAATTAGAATGAGAAGTTTATCGGGAAAAGAAAATGTTTATATAAGAAGTGTTGCTTCACGTGGAAGTGTTGGTGGATTATGCGATTCTATATATGATATAGTTGATGTAATGAAATCTTTTGGCTTTGACAAAATTATTATTGAAACTGTTGGAGCAGGACAATCAGAAATTGAGGTAATATTTGTTGCTGATACTATATTATTGGTTTTATCACCTAATAATGGTGATGAAATACAAATGTTTAAGGCAGGTATAATGGAAATTGCTGATGCGTATATTGTTAATAAAATGGATTTACCAGAATCAGATAAATTTATTTTGCAACTAAAAAATACATTATCTTTAGAAAGCGACTCTAAATCAAAAGTTATTCTTCCAGTAAGCGCTATACGCAATGAAGGAATTAATGAAATTATACAATGGATTGATAATCATTTTGATACTATAAAAAGTAGTGGAGAATATGAATTTAGAAAAAAAAGAAGAACAAAACGAAGAGTTAGAAGTTCTATAATAAGAAATATTGATGATATAATTGAATCAGGAGATTTTGAATTTAAAAATATGGAAGATTTAAAGAAAAAAATTATGAATTTTATTTGTGAGGTGAATAATAATGAAGAAAATTGATCATATTGGAATTGCTGTAAGATCTATTGAAAATGCATTAAAATTATATAATGATCTTCTTGGATTAGAAATTACAGGCGAAGAAATTCTTGAAGATAGAGGACTAAAAGTTGCTTTTATTAAAGTAGGAGATACTAGAATAGAGCTTTTAGAACCCCTTCATGAAAAATCAGAAATTTCAAGTTTTTTAGAAAAAAAGGGTGAAGGCATGCATCACATTGCATATGAAGTTGACGATGTAAAAAGTATGATTGAAAAGGCAAAATCATTAGAATTAAAACCATTAAGCGATGAACCAAAGGATGGAGCTCATAATACAAAAGTTGTATTTTTACATCCAAAAACAACTAACGGAGTGCTTGTTGAATTAGTTGAACATAAATAATCCGAAAGGAGTGTAATAAATGGATGAAAAATTTCAAGAAATTTATGATGAATTTTTAAAACGAAAAGAAAAACTTCTTAAAGGCGGTGGAGCTGATAAAGTTGAAAAACAACATAAACTTGGAAAATTAACCGCTAGAGAAAGAATAGAATTATTAGTTGATGAAGGATCATTTGTTGAAACAGATTTATTTGTAAAACATAGAAGCACATATTTTGGTCTTGATAAAAAGAACTTTCCATATGATGGTGTCGTAACTGGAATAGGTACTATAAATGGTAAAAAAGTAGCAATTTATTCACAA is from Marinitoga sp. 38H-ov and encodes:
- the pyrH gene encoding UMP kinase, coding for MYKRILLKLSGEVLSGEDKKGFDEKSLEYLSEEIKNVVKHGINLGMVIGAGNLFRGRELEGVTNSIGDHIGMLGTVINALYLKDYFEKKGIKTVVVSQIVNLPSVRIIHYDDIELYFNAGYVVIFAGGTSNPFFTTDTAAALRAVEMKADVLIKATKVDGIYDKDPKKFKDAKKYDKISYDDAINLGLKIMDTEAFSICKRYKMPIIVLNFFEKNSLLNSILDSNVGTFVKP
- the eno gene encoding phosphopyruvate hydratase — protein: MWYDEIVAVSAREVLDSRGNPTVEAVVELASGAMGRAIVPSGASTGKFEALELRDGDKSRFKGKGVLTAVKNINEIIAKELVGFNVFDQPLIDKVMLELDGTDNKSKLGANAILAVSMAVARAAADSLGIPLYKYLGGPNAKVLPVPLMNIVNGGEHADNNLDIQEFMIVPAGFDKFSDALRAGAEVFHSLKSLLKKEGHVTAVGDEGGFAPNLNSNEEAIQFIIKAIEDAGYKAGEHVFIALDCAASEYYDEEKKVYNIDGKELSADEAMEYYEMLINKYPIVSIEDPFDQEDWEAYTKFTSKVANKVQIVGDDLYVTNVKRLQKGIELKASNSILIKLNQIGSVTETLDTMELAMKSNMTNVVSHRSGESEDTFIADLAVAMNAGFIKTGSLSRSERIAKYNQLLRIEEELGEIAEYRGLKAFYSLRK
- a CDS encoding cache domain-containing protein: MFFSLITFLMIFSFFIILNLKYIERTVENIVNRSSLSVFNIINNYNYEYKNIINTFNNDLHISTKIYYFNYILKSSELKYVFDNKQYIEFEKNILEKKSLTNFNGEIIISDFNGNIFYPKYPNIKNYTLYERNLSVLKKSTDLVVVSPIFNVDGENYLYLSSFIFHIDNVPIGYITLEINVDLKNLMSFNIDNLNFYIIDKDTKLIWPKISLPYFIYSKIFLSNKIEEKIKFNGNFYYLKKTDFGNNVYLLSIFENKMFERYSLMYFLLISLFISLILFFWLKRYIKFENRISDNLFKINKELEIDDSKDIIKKIKIIKFNANTIFKEINTFEEIENNILNSLKVYDDILFIGFYTKIHELYEIYNSGEYKISDEIINILKNTKEIYEFKIPSQLLGIDHFLVIKENKLSELEKNLIFNGIKQMIYNYYIKINNILEFENFMNYYFGYNFKNLIIAKFKEEFNLKFIEFKCYTFKKDNNLIFLNTYSKKMNDEIIESLEILCDLNNIEVKIIQLKIPKYDSKKKKLIKEVERILSSSYDEIESSY
- a CDS encoding M42 family metallopeptidase — protein: MKELIKKLTEVNSPSGREHAIREVIINEIKDYVDEYKVDRLGNLIAIKKGESDKTILFDAHMDEIGLVVTHITEEGFLRIEPVGGVNPRVLIGTKVQFNGHIGVVGFEGETMEEYSKNMNNINFDILYVDIGVNSKEEAEKIAPIGTFGTYYSHFNDLGEKVVSKALDDRIGCAIMIEALKRIKNPKNNLIFAFTVQEEVGLIGATVAGYNYDIDMAIALDVTASADTPKAFKRMSMRLDEGPCIKIKDGYTVSDKFVVDTLKDVAKENNIKYQMEVLLFGGTNAGGYQTTKSGIPSGTISIPTRYIHTPHEMVSIFDVEESVKFVLALSNW
- a CDS encoding M42 family metallopeptidase; protein product: MNKELLKYLPELTEISGISGREEKVREYILEKIKDKVDEYHIDAMGNLISKIKGKDSSKKIMVLAHMDEVGFMVTKINDDGTFHISPVGGVDSRVVFAQRLKVNDEILGVVQIKPIHLLSPSERKNKPDYNSFKVYTGFNKDELSKKVKLGDMVTFDTKYYENGNRAVSKAFDDRAGCSWMINLIDKINESERPEYDTYFSFVVQEEVGLRGSGVAAHQINPDVAIVLEGTTAGDYPLLDKDKWATHLGNGPATFFMHSGVVLSKEIFDKIVSIAEENNIKLQFKMRTAGGTDARRLAITLDGIPSGILAVPSRYIHSPNSIIDLNDYINGYRLLELLILEGRILK
- a CDS encoding M20/M25/M40 family metallo-hydrolase, producing MESKEIIKKLSDAVGISMYENEVKDRIIEIANELSTDLKILDVGKGSLGIKYGNGKTKIALFAHIDEIGIVISKIVNEEFVMVQTIGGVDPRTLISKRVKVKDKIGVVGMLAPHLQKQEHRSAAPDFDNLYIDFSISGGTEGLEVGDIGVVEVKSEELNGKITGKALDDRAGCAVLLKTIEYLKKYRIDDKTVYLLFNQGEEIGLKGAKRTSFEINPEIGIVVDVTFGSDTPQHFEKIEMGKGPAIAIGPSFNTEITEKIIEIAKKYNIKHQIEPLPIRSGTEADIIQIVREGIKTIGISIPILNMHSSVEVADPIDIDLSARLIAQFIADYSKEGEMNE
- a CDS encoding septum site-determining protein MinC — protein: MASESVYPKFIDGDIIFFMENNVTQKQLLEELSENLDKLNNFFEDGDGFYVLIKNPEMYSIVPKIGKLAKEKKLFLSGAYFEDLPEIKKKKKEFRLSGTNIYKKHVRSGQILDNPGDIIIFGNVNQGAEIRAGGSVIVFGKVKGTIRVGMTQNKNTFIVAAEMDSPLVEICGIVLNNYAWPQGPVSIHYDNDQINVEPIEL
- a CDS encoding methylmalonyl-CoA mutase family protein — protein: MFKEDKLNEISNKKKQWEESTLKKAIEKFPERKESFKTTYNEELKRVYTPEDIKNIDYLEDIGFPGEYPYTRGVQPTMYRGRFWTMRQYAGFATAEESNKRYKYLLEQGQTGLSVAFDLPTQIGYDSDHSMSEGEVGKVGVAIDSLKDMEILFDGIPLDKVSVSMTINSTASILLSMLIAVAEKQGVSQDKLRGTIQNDILKEYIARGTYVLPPEPSMKIIVDIFEYGSKNLPKFNLISISGYHIREAGANAVQEVAFTLADGIAYVEAAIKAGLDPNVFGKNLSFFFNAHNNFIEEIAKFRAARKLWAKIMRNRFNVTNPNALKLKFHTQTAGSTLTAQQPLNNIIRVTIQALSAVLGGTQSLHTNSYDEALGLPTELSATIALRTQQIIAYESGVTETIDPFAGSYVIEALTKDIEEKAMNYIDKIEKMGGMVRAIEDGYVQKEILNSAYESQLAVENNEQIIVGLNKFTIEEEQKSGSILKVDPEVEERQKQKLKELRKERNNELVKKNLLKLRNAAENNENLMPFILEAVKSYATLGEITDVLREVYGEYHEAVIL
- a CDS encoding cobalamin B12-binding domain-containing protein — translated: MGKIRVLVGKPGLDGHDRGAKVVARALRDAGMEVIYTGIRQTPEDIVNTALEEDVNVIGLSILSGAHMKLCEKILNLLKEKNAQIPVFLGGIIPEDDIPELKKMGISEVFGPGTSLEKITSKVKEIAGDN
- the meaB gene encoding methylmalonyl Co-A mutase-associated GTPase MeaB, producing MQEIIEKFKNGDKYALAKIISLVENNINYAWEIINKLPKPKKDAQIIGITGSPGAGKSTTLSKMVNKWVNQGLKIGIIAVDPSSPFSGGAFLGDRIRMRSLSGKENVYIRSVASRGSVGGLCDSIYDIVDVMKSFGFDKIIIETVGAGQSEIEVIFVADTILLVLSPNNGDEIQMFKAGIMEIADAYIVNKMDLPESDKFILQLKNTLSLESDSKSKVILPVSAIRNEGINEIIQWIDNHFDTIKSSGEYEFRKKRRTKRRVRSSIIRNIDDIIESGDFEFKNMEDLKKKIMNFICEVNNNEEN
- the mce gene encoding methylmalonyl-CoA epimerase, with translation MIMKKIDHIGIAVRSIENALKLYNDLLGLEITGEEILEDRGLKVAFIKVGDTRIELLEPLHEKSEISSFLEKKGEGMHHIAYEVDDVKSMIEKAKSLELKPLSDEPKDGAHNTKVVFLHPKTTNGVLVELVEHK